From the genome of Prevotella herbatica, one region includes:
- a CDS encoding glycosyltransferase family 2 protein: MLDSQIISHNKTQPLITFIITTYNLDAGLLKECVESITRLSISIDEREIIVIDDGSDLPALNSLTSVCKNIVYLWQPNNGASAARNIGLDIAHGKYIQFVDGDDYLITATYEHCLDIARYHNPDMVMFEHTSKDDSVVTEIYDGPFSGAEFMHNNNIKGMAWGYIFKKDILISLRFNRNIKFGEDEEFTAQLIIRAERLFTTPSKAYFYRQRRSSVIHEINKRTKVQRLEENESIIFHLHDMLDKLPKAERAAMERRIAQLSMDYLYNTARLTHSYSHLNDACERLRRRGLFPLPDKKYTRKYSLFRKMSKNAIGRRLIIATAI; the protein is encoded by the coding sequence ATGCTTGATTCACAAATTATTTCGCATAATAAGACACAGCCGTTAATAACATTCATTATCACAACGTATAATCTTGACGCAGGACTTTTAAAAGAGTGCGTGGAGAGTATTACCAGACTTTCAATAAGCATTGATGAACGAGAGATTATAGTAATTGACGACGGAAGCGACTTGCCTGCACTCAACAGTCTGACAAGCGTATGCAAAAACATTGTGTATCTTTGGCAGCCAAATAATGGAGCAAGTGCGGCACGAAACATAGGGCTAGACATCGCACATGGAAAATATATCCAGTTTGTTGACGGTGACGACTATCTGATAACTGCCACTTACGAGCATTGCCTTGACATAGCTAGATATCATAACCCAGACATGGTAATGTTTGAGCATACAAGCAAGGATGATTCTGTAGTAACAGAAATCTATGACGGTCCGTTTTCGGGTGCAGAGTTCATGCACAACAACAATATAAAAGGCATGGCATGGGGATACATATTCAAGAAAGACATCCTCATAAGTCTGAGATTCAACAGAAATATAAAGTTTGGAGAAGACGAAGAGTTCACAGCCCAGCTGATTATACGTGCCGAAAGACTATTCACCACTCCGTCAAAAGCATATTTCTACAGACAGAGAAGGAGTTCTGTGATCCATGAAATAAACAAGCGCACAAAAGTTCAAAGACTGGAAGAAAACGAATCTATCATATTCCATTTGCATGATATGCTTGACAAACTGCCGAAAGCAGAAAGAGCTGCAATGGAAAGACGAATAGCACAATTGTCTATGGACTATCTATATAACACAGCACGACTTACTCACAGTTACTCGCATCTTAATGACGCATGCGAAAGACTGAGAAGACGTGGACTATTTCCGCTTCCAGACAAGAAATATACAAGAAAATACAGTCTATTCAGGAAGATGAGCAAAAACGCTATAGGAAGAAGATTAATTATTGCGACAGCAATATGA
- a CDS encoding DMP19 family protein, translating to MKEVIIKDDILQKAAEEGMDAFVDVFTNAILDSIDGQLTAENMSQLNSDQITLLAFHYLHEEIMDGGFVQLIHNGLGAFIYMNPTDKAFREWGLPELFKIINKSHRLYAKYHEEIEKDCTDEEFMAMFEQHAEFDDFDDEFVENEEMFVSKVANYIDQHIDNFAKIEK from the coding sequence ATGAAAGAGGTAATAATAAAAGATGATATATTACAGAAGGCTGCCGAAGAAGGTATGGATGCCTTTGTTGATGTTTTCACAAATGCTATACTTGACTCCATTGATGGTCAGTTGACAGCTGAAAACATGTCGCAGCTTAATTCCGATCAGATTACGCTGCTTGCTTTCCATTACCTCCATGAGGAGATTATGGATGGTGGATTCGTACAGTTGATTCATAATGGACTTGGTGCATTCATCTACATGAATCCTACAGATAAGGCTTTTCGTGAATGGGGCTTGCCAGAATTGTTTAAGATAATAAACAAGAGTCATCGCCTGTATGCTAAGTATCATGAGGAAATTGAGAAAGACTGTACCGACGAGGAATTTATGGCTATGTTTGAACAACATGCAGAGTTTGACGACTTTGATGATGAGTTTGTCGAAAACGAAGAAATGTTCGTGTCAAAGGTCGCTAATTATATCGATCAGCATATTGATAATTTTGCAAAGATTGAAAAATGA
- a CDS encoding glycosyltransferase family 2 protein, giving the protein MKLSVVIPAYNSGATICRCISSIIAQDFTDMEIILVDDGSQDGTPYICNEYTAQDSRISVIHKPNSGLSEARNYGIDAAKGDYITFIDSDDSLELGTYSRLFELIDKHPEYDILEYSINVRYNSQKNRKLKFNNREYNDIRAYWLKERAYKHAYACNKIYKRSLFDDTKYKTGIIFEDVEILPRLLKKCNVVATTEIGTYNYIYNGNGLTANAHVKQLESMLETHIAIMKETCDDRYFKYIINIQLDVYRMGGNVLIEDGLPYRGTLKLTLYHLLGIKRLCLIHKLFRIIRHSR; this is encoded by the coding sequence ATGAAACTATCAGTTGTAATACCAGCTTATAATTCTGGAGCGACAATATGCAGATGCATAAGTTCCATCATTGCACAGGATTTTACCGATATGGAAATAATATTGGTTGATGACGGATCGCAAGACGGAACACCGTATATATGCAATGAATACACAGCTCAGGATTCAAGAATATCCGTGATTCACAAGCCTAACAGCGGACTGAGTGAAGCACGAAACTATGGTATTGATGCTGCCAAGGGTGATTATATAACTTTTATAGACAGTGATGACAGTCTGGAACTTGGAACCTATAGTAGATTGTTTGAATTGATTGACAAGCATCCGGAATATGACATATTGGAATATTCTATAAACGTGAGATACAATTCACAAAAAAACAGAAAACTGAAATTCAATAATCGTGAATACAATGACATAAGGGCTTACTGGCTCAAAGAAAGAGCATATAAACATGCTTATGCCTGCAACAAGATATATAAACGATCGTTATTTGACGATACCAAATACAAGACTGGTATCATATTTGAGGACGTAGAGATATTGCCAAGACTACTGAAGAAATGCAATGTAGTAGCAACAACGGAAATCGGAACTTATAACTATATATACAATGGCAACGGACTTACGGCAAACGCTCATGTAAAGCAATTGGAAAGTATGCTTGAAACACATATAGCAATTATGAAAGAGACGTGCGACGACAGATATTTCAAATATATAATTAACATACAACTTGACGTGTACCGTATGGGAGGAAATGTTCTTATTGAAGACGGATTACCATACAGAGGGACTCTCAAACTTACTCTATATCATTTATTAGGAATTAAAAGACTATGCTTGATTCACAAATTATTTCGCATAATAAGACACAGCCGTTAA
- the smpB gene encoding SsrA-binding protein SmpB, translating into MNKEEQERRKKSPVQIRNKKASFEYFFVDTFTAGIVLTGTEIKSIREGKASLVDSFCVIYNGEMWVKGMNISPYFYGSFSNHEARRDRKLLLTKRELHKLEEATKQVGFTIVPVLIFLDSHGRAKVDIALAKGKKEFDKRQTLREKQDRREMDRAIKHF; encoded by the coding sequence ATGAATAAGGAAGAACAGGAACGAAGAAAGAAAAGTCCCGTACAGATAAGAAACAAGAAGGCTTCTTTTGAATATTTCTTTGTCGACACGTTCACTGCAGGTATTGTACTTACAGGAACAGAGATAAAGAGCATCCGCGAAGGTAAGGCTTCTTTGGTTGATTCTTTCTGTGTCATCTATAATGGTGAGATGTGGGTGAAGGGAATGAATATCAGCCCCTATTTCTATGGTTCGTTCAGTAACCATGAGGCTAGACGCGATCGTAAATTGCTGCTTACCAAGCGTGAGCTCCATAAACTTGAGGAAGCAACAAAGCAGGTGGGTTTCACTATCGTACCTGTTCTTATATTTCTCGATAGTCACGGACGTGCAAAAGTTGATATAGCCCTTGCCAAGGGTAAGAAGGAATTTGATAAGCGTCAGACTTTGCGTGAAAAGCAGGATAGGCGTGAAATGGATAGAGCTATCAAGCACTTCTAG